A window of Phyllopteryx taeniolatus isolate TA_2022b chromosome 19, UOR_Ptae_1.2, whole genome shotgun sequence contains these coding sequences:
- the LOC133468889 gene encoding ATP-dependent RNA helicase DHX8-like isoform X4, whose product MAALDGIKRLEYLSLVSKVCTELENHLGISEKDLAEFIISLADKHPTLEAFKAALTQNGADFTETLTTNLFRLIKTMQTSTCQEHEQQPQSEQDKLKEKYPALCKPDDPVWMIKSRHVSKSDEQVAAAAMKELEMLMPHCAHQLTHNRLKSVIFRGHIKQIQQPDVIALRTNTTLHGGSADEERARKRHGSGSRERDGETTGKRRRKRPSRWSDRPPCPPGDAAQEEVVAEPKPVERPLSDVPAVGDIYCGKVSSVMQFGCFVQLEGLRKRWEGLVHVSELRKEGRIADVSTVVSRGQKVKVKVLSVTGTKASLSMKDVDQETGEDLNPNRRRNLDAGAGARDDAMRNPDFPVEVCVVESEENPSEQKRMAKITDLEKWELKQMIAANVLPKEEYPEFDEETGILPNLDDEEDVDVEIDLVEEEPPFLQGQTRWSTNMSPVKIVKNPDGSLSQAAMMQNALAKERRELKQAARADEMDRIPTGLHKNWIDPMPDYDGRQIAANMRGIGALPPDVPEWKRYAFGGNQVSYGKKTELSIVQQRESLPIFKLKEQLVQAVHDNQILIVVGETGSGKTTQITQYLAEAGYTARGKIGCTQPRRVAAMSVAKRVSEEFGCRLGQEVGYTIRFEDCTSTETLIKYMTHGMLQRECLIDPDMSQYSLIMLDEAHERTIHTDVLFGLLKKTVLKRKDLKLIVSSATLDAVKFSQYFFEAPIFTIPGRTFPVEILYAREPETDYLDASLITVMQIHLTEPPGDVLVFLTGQEEIDTACEILFERMRMLGPDVPQLIILPVYSALPSEMQTRIFEPAPLGSRKVIIATNIAETSLTIDGIYYVVDPGFVKQIVYNSKSGIDQLVVTPISQAQAKQRSGRAGRTGPGKCYRLYTERAYRDEMLTTNVPEIQRTNLASTVLSLKAMGINDLLAFDFMDAPPMETLITAMEQLYALGALDDEGLLTRLGRRMAEFPLEPMLCKMLIMSVHLGCSDEMLTIVSMLSVQNVFYRPKDKQVQADQRKAKFFQPEGDHLTLLAVFNSWKNNKFSSPWCFENFIQGRSLKRAQDIRKQMLSIMDRHKLDVVSCGKSTMRVQKAICSGFFRNAARKHPQDGYRTLIDQQVVYLHPSSTLFNRQPECSSTFTCSSDAHSSI is encoded by the exons ATGGCGGCGCTGGACGGAATAAAGCGTCTGGAATATTTATCTTTGGTATCCAAAGTGTGCACCGAGTTGGAAAACCATCTCGGAATAAGCGAAAAGGATCTTG CTGAATTCATCATCAGCCTGGCAGATAAACATCCAACATTGGAGGCGTTTAAAGCTGCCTTGACACAAAATGGAGCAGATTTCACA GAAACGCTCACTACTAATTTGTTTAGACTTATCAAAACCATGCAAACGTCCACTTGTCAAG AACATGAGCAACAACCCCAGAGTGAACAAGACAAGCTGAAAGAGAAATATCCAGCTTTATGTAAACCAGATGATCCCGTGTGGATG ATTAAGTCACGACACGTCAGCAAAAGCGACGAGCAAGTTGCCGCAGCAGCCATGAAGGAGCTGGAGATGCTCATGCCTCACTGTGCACACCA ACTCACCCACAATAGGTTAAAATCTGTGATATTTAGAGGtcatataaaacaaatacaacagcCGGATGTCATCGCTCTCAGGACAAACACAACGTTGCACGGCGGCAGTGCAGACGAGGAGCGCGCTCGGAAGCGCCACGGTTCCGGTTCGAGAGAGCGCGACGGCGAGACGACCGGCAAACGGCGACGGAAACGACCGTCCCGCTGGAGCGACCGACCGCCTTGCCCGCCCGGGGACGCCGCCCAGGAGGAAGTCGTCGCGGAGCCAAAGCCCGTCGAGCGTCCTCTGTCCGACGTTCCCGCGGTGGGCGACATCTACTGCGGGAAAGTGTCCAGCGTGATGCAGTTTGGATGCTTTGTGCAGCTGGAAGGCCTTAG GAAGCGCTGGGAGGGCCTGGTGCACGTGTCGGAGCTGCGCAAGGAAGGCCGAATAGCAGATGTGTCGACTGTGGTCAGCAGGGGACAAAAGGTCAAGGTCAAAGTGCTGTCCGTGACCGGAACAAAGGCCAGCCTCAGCATGAAG GATGTGGACCAGGAAACCGGAGAGGACCTGAACCCAAACCGCAGGAGGAACCTCGACGCCGGCGCCGGCGCCCGGGACGACGCCATGAGGAATCCCGACTTTCCTGTGGAGGTCTGCGTGGTGGAGAGCGAGGAGAACCCGAGCGAGCAAAAGAGGATGGCCAAGATCACCGACCTGGAAAAGTGGGAGCTCAAGCAG ATGATCGCCGCCAACGTGCTCCCGAAGGAGGAGTACCCGGAGTTTGACGAGGAAACGGGAATCCTTCCCAACTTGGACGACGAGGAGG ACGTGGACGTGGAGATCGACCTGGTGGAAGAGGAGCCGCCCTTCCTGCAAGGACAGACCCGATGGAGCACAAACATGAGTCCCGTCAAGATCGTCAAG AATCCCGACGGCTCGCTGTCGCAGGCGGCCATGATGCAGAACGCCCTGGCCAAAGAGCGCCGCGAGCTCAAGCAGGCGGCTCGCGCGGACGAGATGGACCGCATCCCGACCGGCCTCCACAAGAACTGGATCGACCCCATGCCCGACT ACGACGGCCGCCAGATCGCCGCCAACATGCGCGGCATCGGCGCCCTGCCTCCCGATGTTCCCGAGTGGAAGCGGTACGCCTTCGGGGGGAACCAGGTGTCGTACGGCAAGAAAACGGAGCTGTCCATCGTGCAGCAGAGGGAGAGTCTTCCCATCTTCAAACTTAAGGAGCAGCTGGTTCAG GCCGTCCACGACAACCAGATCCTGATCGTGGTGGGCGAGACCGGCTCCGGGAAGACCACGCAGATCACGCAGTACCTGGCGGAGGCGGGATACACGGCGCGCGGGAAGATCGGCTGCACGCAGCCTCGCCGCGTGGCCGCCATGTCCGTCGCCAAGAGGGTCTCCGAGGAGTTCGGATGTCGGCTGGGCCAGGAG GTGGGCTACACGATCCGTTTCGAGGACTGCACCAGCACGGAGACGCTGATCAAGTACATGACTCACGGGATGCTGCAGCGCGAATGTCTGATCGACCCCGACATGAGCCAGTATTCCCTCATCATGCTGGACGAGGCCCACGAGAGGACCATCCACACCGACGTCCTCTTCGGTCTGCTCAAGAAG ACGGTGCTGAAGCGCAAAGACCTGAAGCTGATCGTGTCGTCGGCCACGCTGGACGCCGTCAAGTTCTCGCAGTACTTCTTTGAGGCGCCCATCTTCACCATCCCGGGCAGGACGTTCCCGGTAGAGATCCTCTACGCCAGGGAGCCCGAGACGGACTACCTGGACGCCAGCCTCATCACCGTCATGCAGATCCACCTGACCGAGCCTCCCG GCGACGTCCTCGTGTTTCTGACCGGCCAGGAGGAAATCGACACGGCCTGCGAGATCCTCTTCGAGCGCATGAGGATGCTCGGCCCCGACGTTCCCCAGCTCATCATCCTCCCCGTTTATTCCGCTCTGCCCAGCGAGATGCAGACCAGGATCTTTGAGCCGGCGCCGCTCGGCAGCAGGAAG GTCATCATCGCCACAAACATCGCCGAGACGTCGCTGACCATCGACGGCATCTACTACGTGGTGGACCCCGGCTTCGTCAAGCAGATTGTTTACAACTCCAAGTCGGGCATCGACCAGCTGGTGGTGACGCCCATCTCGCAG GCGCAGGCCAAGCAGCGTTCGGGCCGCGCCGGCAGGACGGGTCCCGGCAAGTGTTACCGGCTGTACACGGAGCGGGCGTACAGGGACGAGATGTTGACCACCAACGTGCCGGAGATCCAGAGGACCAACTTGGCCAGCACGGTGCTCTCGCTCAAG GCCATGGGCATCAACGACCTGCTGGCCTTCGACTTCATGGACGCTCCTCCCATGGAGACTCTGATCACGGCCATGGAGCAGCTTTACGCTTTGGGGGCGCTGGACGACGAGGGGCTCCTCACGCGACTCGGTCGGAGG ATGGCAGAATTCCCTCTGGAGCCCATGTTGTGCAAGATGTTGATCATGTCCGTGCATCTGGGCTGCAGCGACGAGATGCTCACCATCGTGTCCATGTTGTCCGTGCAGAACGTCTTCTACAGGCCCAAG GACAAGCAGGTCCAGGCGGACCAGAGGAAGGCCAAGTTTTTCCAGCCCGAGGGCGACCATCTCACCCTGCTGGCCGTCTTCAACTCGTGGAAGAACAACAAGTTCTCCAGCCCCTGGTGCTTCGAGAACTTCATCCAGGGTCGCTCGCTCAAGAGAGCGCAGGACATCCGCAAGCAGATGCTGAGCATCATGGACAG ACACAAATTGGACGTGGTGTCTTGCGGCAAGTCGACCATGCGCGTCCAGAAAGCCATCTGCAGCGGTTTCTTCCGGAACGCCGCCAGGAAGCACCCCCAAGACGGCTACCGCACCCTCATCGACCAGCAGGTGGTGTACCTCCACCCGTCCAGCACGCTCTTCAACCGCCAGCCCGAATG CTCTTCAACATTCACATGCAGTAGCGACGCACATTCTAGTATCTAA
- the LOC133468889 gene encoding ATP-dependent RNA helicase DHX8-like isoform X1 has protein sequence MAALDGIKRLEYLSLVSKVCTELENHLGISEKDLAEFIISLADKHPTLEAFKAALTQNGADFTETLTTNLFRLIKTMQTSTCQEHEQQPQSEQDKLKEKYPALCKPDDPVWMIKSRHVSKSDEQVAAAAMKELEMLMPHCAHQLTHNRLKSVIFRGHIKQIQQPDVIALRTNTTLHGGSADEERARKRHGSGSRERDGETTGKRRRKRPSRWSDRPPCPPGDAAQEEVVAEPKPVERPLSDVPAVGDIYCGKVSSVMQFGCFVQLEGLRKRWEGLVHVSELRKEGRIADVSTVVSRGQKVKVKVLSVTGTKASLSMKDVDQETGEDLNPNRRRNLDAGAGARDDAMRNPDFPVEVCVVESEENPSEQKRMAKITDLEKWELKQMIAANVLPKEEYPEFDEETGILPNLDDEEDVDVEIDLVEEEPPFLQGQTRWSTNMSPVKIVKNPDGSLSQAAMMQNALAKERRELKQAARADEMDRIPTGLHKNWIDPMPDYDGRQIAANMRGIGALPPDVPEWKRYAFGGNQVSYGKKTELSIVQQRESLPIFKLKEQLVQAVHDNQILIVVGETGSGKTTQITQYLAEAGYTARGKIGCTQPRRVAAMSVAKRVSEEFGCRLGQEVGYTIRFEDCTSTETLIKYMTHGMLQRECLIDPDMSQYSLIMLDEAHERTIHTDVLFGLLKKTVLKRKDLKLIVSSATLDAVKFSQYFFEAPIFTIPGRTFPVEILYAREPETDYLDASLITVMQIHLTEPPGDVLVFLTGQEEIDTACEILFERMRMLGPDVPQLIILPVYSALPSEMQTRIFEPAPLGSRKVIIATNIAETSLTIDGIYYVVDPGFVKQIVYNSKSGIDQLVVTPISQAQAKQRSGRAGRTGPGKCYRLYTERAYRDEMLTTNVPEIQRTNLASTVLSLKAMGINDLLAFDFMDAPPMETLITAMEQLYALGALDDEGLLTRLGRRMAEFPLEPMLCKMLIMSVHLGCSDEMLTIVSMLSVQNVFYRPKDKQVQADQRKAKFFQPEGDHLTLLAVFNSWKNNKFSSPWCFENFIQGRSLKRAQDIRKQMLSIMDRSTQIGRGVLRQVDHARPESHLQRFLPERRQEAPPRRLPHPHRPAGGVPPPVQHALQPPARMAGVPRAGADHQGVHARGDHHRPALAGGVRAGLLQGVRPDAPQQAEEAAASGASVQPLRGTQRLEDLQSLPPTLTTALVAADASSFLSSGCDIILFSDYRMVR, from the exons ATGGCGGCGCTGGACGGAATAAAGCGTCTGGAATATTTATCTTTGGTATCCAAAGTGTGCACCGAGTTGGAAAACCATCTCGGAATAAGCGAAAAGGATCTTG CTGAATTCATCATCAGCCTGGCAGATAAACATCCAACATTGGAGGCGTTTAAAGCTGCCTTGACACAAAATGGAGCAGATTTCACA GAAACGCTCACTACTAATTTGTTTAGACTTATCAAAACCATGCAAACGTCCACTTGTCAAG AACATGAGCAACAACCCCAGAGTGAACAAGACAAGCTGAAAGAGAAATATCCAGCTTTATGTAAACCAGATGATCCCGTGTGGATG ATTAAGTCACGACACGTCAGCAAAAGCGACGAGCAAGTTGCCGCAGCAGCCATGAAGGAGCTGGAGATGCTCATGCCTCACTGTGCACACCA ACTCACCCACAATAGGTTAAAATCTGTGATATTTAGAGGtcatataaaacaaatacaacagcCGGATGTCATCGCTCTCAGGACAAACACAACGTTGCACGGCGGCAGTGCAGACGAGGAGCGCGCTCGGAAGCGCCACGGTTCCGGTTCGAGAGAGCGCGACGGCGAGACGACCGGCAAACGGCGACGGAAACGACCGTCCCGCTGGAGCGACCGACCGCCTTGCCCGCCCGGGGACGCCGCCCAGGAGGAAGTCGTCGCGGAGCCAAAGCCCGTCGAGCGTCCTCTGTCCGACGTTCCCGCGGTGGGCGACATCTACTGCGGGAAAGTGTCCAGCGTGATGCAGTTTGGATGCTTTGTGCAGCTGGAAGGCCTTAG GAAGCGCTGGGAGGGCCTGGTGCACGTGTCGGAGCTGCGCAAGGAAGGCCGAATAGCAGATGTGTCGACTGTGGTCAGCAGGGGACAAAAGGTCAAGGTCAAAGTGCTGTCCGTGACCGGAACAAAGGCCAGCCTCAGCATGAAG GATGTGGACCAGGAAACCGGAGAGGACCTGAACCCAAACCGCAGGAGGAACCTCGACGCCGGCGCCGGCGCCCGGGACGACGCCATGAGGAATCCCGACTTTCCTGTGGAGGTCTGCGTGGTGGAGAGCGAGGAGAACCCGAGCGAGCAAAAGAGGATGGCCAAGATCACCGACCTGGAAAAGTGGGAGCTCAAGCAG ATGATCGCCGCCAACGTGCTCCCGAAGGAGGAGTACCCGGAGTTTGACGAGGAAACGGGAATCCTTCCCAACTTGGACGACGAGGAGG ACGTGGACGTGGAGATCGACCTGGTGGAAGAGGAGCCGCCCTTCCTGCAAGGACAGACCCGATGGAGCACAAACATGAGTCCCGTCAAGATCGTCAAG AATCCCGACGGCTCGCTGTCGCAGGCGGCCATGATGCAGAACGCCCTGGCCAAAGAGCGCCGCGAGCTCAAGCAGGCGGCTCGCGCGGACGAGATGGACCGCATCCCGACCGGCCTCCACAAGAACTGGATCGACCCCATGCCCGACT ACGACGGCCGCCAGATCGCCGCCAACATGCGCGGCATCGGCGCCCTGCCTCCCGATGTTCCCGAGTGGAAGCGGTACGCCTTCGGGGGGAACCAGGTGTCGTACGGCAAGAAAACGGAGCTGTCCATCGTGCAGCAGAGGGAGAGTCTTCCCATCTTCAAACTTAAGGAGCAGCTGGTTCAG GCCGTCCACGACAACCAGATCCTGATCGTGGTGGGCGAGACCGGCTCCGGGAAGACCACGCAGATCACGCAGTACCTGGCGGAGGCGGGATACACGGCGCGCGGGAAGATCGGCTGCACGCAGCCTCGCCGCGTGGCCGCCATGTCCGTCGCCAAGAGGGTCTCCGAGGAGTTCGGATGTCGGCTGGGCCAGGAG GTGGGCTACACGATCCGTTTCGAGGACTGCACCAGCACGGAGACGCTGATCAAGTACATGACTCACGGGATGCTGCAGCGCGAATGTCTGATCGACCCCGACATGAGCCAGTATTCCCTCATCATGCTGGACGAGGCCCACGAGAGGACCATCCACACCGACGTCCTCTTCGGTCTGCTCAAGAAG ACGGTGCTGAAGCGCAAAGACCTGAAGCTGATCGTGTCGTCGGCCACGCTGGACGCCGTCAAGTTCTCGCAGTACTTCTTTGAGGCGCCCATCTTCACCATCCCGGGCAGGACGTTCCCGGTAGAGATCCTCTACGCCAGGGAGCCCGAGACGGACTACCTGGACGCCAGCCTCATCACCGTCATGCAGATCCACCTGACCGAGCCTCCCG GCGACGTCCTCGTGTTTCTGACCGGCCAGGAGGAAATCGACACGGCCTGCGAGATCCTCTTCGAGCGCATGAGGATGCTCGGCCCCGACGTTCCCCAGCTCATCATCCTCCCCGTTTATTCCGCTCTGCCCAGCGAGATGCAGACCAGGATCTTTGAGCCGGCGCCGCTCGGCAGCAGGAAG GTCATCATCGCCACAAACATCGCCGAGACGTCGCTGACCATCGACGGCATCTACTACGTGGTGGACCCCGGCTTCGTCAAGCAGATTGTTTACAACTCCAAGTCGGGCATCGACCAGCTGGTGGTGACGCCCATCTCGCAG GCGCAGGCCAAGCAGCGTTCGGGCCGCGCCGGCAGGACGGGTCCCGGCAAGTGTTACCGGCTGTACACGGAGCGGGCGTACAGGGACGAGATGTTGACCACCAACGTGCCGGAGATCCAGAGGACCAACTTGGCCAGCACGGTGCTCTCGCTCAAG GCCATGGGCATCAACGACCTGCTGGCCTTCGACTTCATGGACGCTCCTCCCATGGAGACTCTGATCACGGCCATGGAGCAGCTTTACGCTTTGGGGGCGCTGGACGACGAGGGGCTCCTCACGCGACTCGGTCGGAGG ATGGCAGAATTCCCTCTGGAGCCCATGTTGTGCAAGATGTTGATCATGTCCGTGCATCTGGGCTGCAGCGACGAGATGCTCACCATCGTGTCCATGTTGTCCGTGCAGAACGTCTTCTACAGGCCCAAG GACAAGCAGGTCCAGGCGGACCAGAGGAAGGCCAAGTTTTTCCAGCCCGAGGGCGACCATCTCACCCTGCTGGCCGTCTTCAACTCGTGGAAGAACAACAAGTTCTCCAGCCCCTGGTGCTTCGAGAACTTCATCCAGGGTCGCTCGCTCAAGAGAGCGCAGGACATCCGCAAGCAGATGCTGAGCATCATGGACAGGTCG ACACAAATTGGACGTGGTGTCTTGCGGCAAGTCGACCATGCGCGTCCAGAAAGCCATCTGCAGCGGTTTCTTCCGGAACGCCGCCAGGAAGCACCCCCAAGACGGCTACCGCACCCTCATCGACCAGCAGGTGGTGTACCTCCACCCGTCCAGCACGCTCTTCAACCGCCAGCCCGAATG GCTGGTGTACCACGAGCTGGTGCTGACCACCAAGGAGTACATGCGCGAGGTGACCACCATCGACCCGCGTTGGCTGGTGGAGTTCGCGCCGGCCTTCTTCAAGGTGTCCGACCCGACGCGCCTCAGCAagcagaagaagcagcagcgtCTGGAGCCTCTGTACAACCGCTACGAGGAACCCAACGCCTGGAGGATCTCCAGAGCCTTCCGCCGACGCTGACAACTGCTCTCGTGGCAGCGGACGCGTCGTCATTTTTAAGCTCGGGATGTgatatcattttattttcagattaTCGTATGgtaagatga
- the LOC133468889 gene encoding ATP-dependent RNA helicase DHX8-like isoform X5 — protein MAALDGIKRLEYLSLVSKVCTELENHLGISEKDLAEFIISLADKHPTLEAFKAALTQNGADFTETLTTNLFRLIKTMQTSTCQEHEQQPQSEQDKLKEKYPALCKPDDPVWMIKSRHVSKSDEQVAAAAMKELEMLMPHCAHQLTHNRLKSVIFRGHIKQIQQPDVIALRTNTTLHGGSADEERARKRHGSGSRERDGETTGKRRRKRPSRWSDRPPCPPGDAAQEEVVAEPKPVERPLSDVPAVGDIYCGKVSSVMQFGCFVQLEGLRKRWEGLVHVSELRKEGRIADVSTVVSRGQKVKVKVLSVTGTKASLSMKDVDQETGEDLNPNRRRNLDAGAGARDDAMRNPDFPVEVCVVESEENPSEQKRMAKITDLEKWELKQMIAANVLPKEEYPEFDEETGILPNLDDEEDVDVEIDLVEEEPPFLQGQTRWSTNMSPVKIVKNPDGSLSQAAMMQNALAKERRELKQAARADEMDRIPTGLHKNWIDPMPDYDGRQIAANMRGIGALPPDVPEWKRYAFGGNQVSYGKKTELSIVQQRESLPIFKLKEQLVQAVHDNQILIVVGETGSGKTTQITQYLAEAGYTARGKIGCTQPRRVAAMSVAKRVSEEFGCRLGQEVGYTIRFEDCTSTETLIKYMTHGMLQRECLIDPDMSQYSLIMLDEAHERTIHTDVLFGLLKKTVLKRKDLKLIVSSATLDAVKFSQYFFEAPIFTIPGRTFPVEILYAREPETDYLDASLITVMQIHLTEPPGDVLVFLTGQEEIDTACEILFERMRMLGPDVPQLIILPVYSALPSEMQTRIFEPAPLGSRKVIIATNIAETSLTIDGIYYVVDPGFVKQIVYNSKSGIDQLVVTPISQAQAKQRSGRAGRTGPGKCYRLYTERAYRDEMLTTNVPEIQRTNLASTVLSLKAMGINDLLAFDFMDAPPMETLITAMEQLYALGALDDEGLLTRLGRRMAEFPLEPMLCKMLIMSVHLGCSDEMLTIVSMLSVQNVFYRPKDKQVQADQRKAKFFQPEGDHLTLLAVFNSWKNNKFSSPWCFENFIQGRSLKRAQDIRKQMLSIMDRSTQIGRGVLRQVDHARPESHLQRFLPERRQEAPPRRLPHPHRPAGGVPPPVQHALQPPARMLFNIHMQ, from the exons ATGGCGGCGCTGGACGGAATAAAGCGTCTGGAATATTTATCTTTGGTATCCAAAGTGTGCACCGAGTTGGAAAACCATCTCGGAATAAGCGAAAAGGATCTTG CTGAATTCATCATCAGCCTGGCAGATAAACATCCAACATTGGAGGCGTTTAAAGCTGCCTTGACACAAAATGGAGCAGATTTCACA GAAACGCTCACTACTAATTTGTTTAGACTTATCAAAACCATGCAAACGTCCACTTGTCAAG AACATGAGCAACAACCCCAGAGTGAACAAGACAAGCTGAAAGAGAAATATCCAGCTTTATGTAAACCAGATGATCCCGTGTGGATG ATTAAGTCACGACACGTCAGCAAAAGCGACGAGCAAGTTGCCGCAGCAGCCATGAAGGAGCTGGAGATGCTCATGCCTCACTGTGCACACCA ACTCACCCACAATAGGTTAAAATCTGTGATATTTAGAGGtcatataaaacaaatacaacagcCGGATGTCATCGCTCTCAGGACAAACACAACGTTGCACGGCGGCAGTGCAGACGAGGAGCGCGCTCGGAAGCGCCACGGTTCCGGTTCGAGAGAGCGCGACGGCGAGACGACCGGCAAACGGCGACGGAAACGACCGTCCCGCTGGAGCGACCGACCGCCTTGCCCGCCCGGGGACGCCGCCCAGGAGGAAGTCGTCGCGGAGCCAAAGCCCGTCGAGCGTCCTCTGTCCGACGTTCCCGCGGTGGGCGACATCTACTGCGGGAAAGTGTCCAGCGTGATGCAGTTTGGATGCTTTGTGCAGCTGGAAGGCCTTAG GAAGCGCTGGGAGGGCCTGGTGCACGTGTCGGAGCTGCGCAAGGAAGGCCGAATAGCAGATGTGTCGACTGTGGTCAGCAGGGGACAAAAGGTCAAGGTCAAAGTGCTGTCCGTGACCGGAACAAAGGCCAGCCTCAGCATGAAG GATGTGGACCAGGAAACCGGAGAGGACCTGAACCCAAACCGCAGGAGGAACCTCGACGCCGGCGCCGGCGCCCGGGACGACGCCATGAGGAATCCCGACTTTCCTGTGGAGGTCTGCGTGGTGGAGAGCGAGGAGAACCCGAGCGAGCAAAAGAGGATGGCCAAGATCACCGACCTGGAAAAGTGGGAGCTCAAGCAG ATGATCGCCGCCAACGTGCTCCCGAAGGAGGAGTACCCGGAGTTTGACGAGGAAACGGGAATCCTTCCCAACTTGGACGACGAGGAGG ACGTGGACGTGGAGATCGACCTGGTGGAAGAGGAGCCGCCCTTCCTGCAAGGACAGACCCGATGGAGCACAAACATGAGTCCCGTCAAGATCGTCAAG AATCCCGACGGCTCGCTGTCGCAGGCGGCCATGATGCAGAACGCCCTGGCCAAAGAGCGCCGCGAGCTCAAGCAGGCGGCTCGCGCGGACGAGATGGACCGCATCCCGACCGGCCTCCACAAGAACTGGATCGACCCCATGCCCGACT ACGACGGCCGCCAGATCGCCGCCAACATGCGCGGCATCGGCGCCCTGCCTCCCGATGTTCCCGAGTGGAAGCGGTACGCCTTCGGGGGGAACCAGGTGTCGTACGGCAAGAAAACGGAGCTGTCCATCGTGCAGCAGAGGGAGAGTCTTCCCATCTTCAAACTTAAGGAGCAGCTGGTTCAG GCCGTCCACGACAACCAGATCCTGATCGTGGTGGGCGAGACCGGCTCCGGGAAGACCACGCAGATCACGCAGTACCTGGCGGAGGCGGGATACACGGCGCGCGGGAAGATCGGCTGCACGCAGCCTCGCCGCGTGGCCGCCATGTCCGTCGCCAAGAGGGTCTCCGAGGAGTTCGGATGTCGGCTGGGCCAGGAG GTGGGCTACACGATCCGTTTCGAGGACTGCACCAGCACGGAGACGCTGATCAAGTACATGACTCACGGGATGCTGCAGCGCGAATGTCTGATCGACCCCGACATGAGCCAGTATTCCCTCATCATGCTGGACGAGGCCCACGAGAGGACCATCCACACCGACGTCCTCTTCGGTCTGCTCAAGAAG ACGGTGCTGAAGCGCAAAGACCTGAAGCTGATCGTGTCGTCGGCCACGCTGGACGCCGTCAAGTTCTCGCAGTACTTCTTTGAGGCGCCCATCTTCACCATCCCGGGCAGGACGTTCCCGGTAGAGATCCTCTACGCCAGGGAGCCCGAGACGGACTACCTGGACGCCAGCCTCATCACCGTCATGCAGATCCACCTGACCGAGCCTCCCG GCGACGTCCTCGTGTTTCTGACCGGCCAGGAGGAAATCGACACGGCCTGCGAGATCCTCTTCGAGCGCATGAGGATGCTCGGCCCCGACGTTCCCCAGCTCATCATCCTCCCCGTTTATTCCGCTCTGCCCAGCGAGATGCAGACCAGGATCTTTGAGCCGGCGCCGCTCGGCAGCAGGAAG GTCATCATCGCCACAAACATCGCCGAGACGTCGCTGACCATCGACGGCATCTACTACGTGGTGGACCCCGGCTTCGTCAAGCAGATTGTTTACAACTCCAAGTCGGGCATCGACCAGCTGGTGGTGACGCCCATCTCGCAG GCGCAGGCCAAGCAGCGTTCGGGCCGCGCCGGCAGGACGGGTCCCGGCAAGTGTTACCGGCTGTACACGGAGCGGGCGTACAGGGACGAGATGTTGACCACCAACGTGCCGGAGATCCAGAGGACCAACTTGGCCAGCACGGTGCTCTCGCTCAAG GCCATGGGCATCAACGACCTGCTGGCCTTCGACTTCATGGACGCTCCTCCCATGGAGACTCTGATCACGGCCATGGAGCAGCTTTACGCTTTGGGGGCGCTGGACGACGAGGGGCTCCTCACGCGACTCGGTCGGAGG ATGGCAGAATTCCCTCTGGAGCCCATGTTGTGCAAGATGTTGATCATGTCCGTGCATCTGGGCTGCAGCGACGAGATGCTCACCATCGTGTCCATGTTGTCCGTGCAGAACGTCTTCTACAGGCCCAAG GACAAGCAGGTCCAGGCGGACCAGAGGAAGGCCAAGTTTTTCCAGCCCGAGGGCGACCATCTCACCCTGCTGGCCGTCTTCAACTCGTGGAAGAACAACAAGTTCTCCAGCCCCTGGTGCTTCGAGAACTTCATCCAGGGTCGCTCGCTCAAGAGAGCGCAGGACATCCGCAAGCAGATGCTGAGCATCATGGACAGGTCG ACACAAATTGGACGTGGTGTCTTGCGGCAAGTCGACCATGCGCGTCCAGAAAGCCATCTGCAGCGGTTTCTTCCGGAACGCCGCCAGGAAGCACCCCCAAGACGGCTACCGCACCCTCATCGACCAGCAGGTGGTGTACCTCCACCCGTCCAGCACGCTCTTCAACCGCCAGCCCGAATG CTCTTCAACATTCACATGCAGTAG